In a genomic window of Helicobacter pylori NQ4053:
- the hemA gene encoding glutamyl-tRNA reductase, with protein sequence MELETHLSKYFTLAFTHKSMSLEMREKLAINSPITLKEFLQTIKNHCPNIKECMVLSTCNRFEIYASLKHGTNTHEQKSALLKILAQNKKMSVSDLEKCVLINTDESAVHHVFSVCSSLDSLVVGETQITGQMKNAYKFAFEEKFCSKDLTRLLHFAFKCAAKVRNLTGISKQGVSISSVAVKEALSIFEKEKIKDKKALVIGLGEMAQLVIKHLLNKQFEALILGRNAAKFEDFVKELEEPKKVSFQNIENLSAYINEYELLFCATSSPNFIVRNSLLKETIFRRFWFDLAVPRNIEKPVCNNIFLYSVDDLEPMVKENVGNRQESRTKAYEIVGLATMEFYQWIQSLEVEPLIKDLRELARISAQKELQKALKKRYVPKEYEGNIEKILHNAFNTFLHHPTIALKKNAQKEESDVLVGAIKNLFNLDKSTTCHAQNLNLYKCEYYEE encoded by the coding sequence ATGGAGTTAGAAACTCATTTGTCAAAATATTTCACCCTAGCCTTTACGCATAAAAGCATGAGCTTAGAAATGCGCGAAAAACTCGCTATCAATTCGCCCATAACGCTTAAAGAATTTTTACAAACGATTAAAAACCATTGCCCCAATATCAAAGAGTGCATGGTGCTATCCACATGCAATCGCTTTGAAATCTATGCGAGCCTGAAACACGGCACTAATACTCATGAGCAAAAAAGCGCGTTATTAAAAATCCTGGCTCAAAATAAAAAAATGAGCGTGTCTGATTTAGAAAAATGCGTTTTAATCAATACTGATGAAAGTGCGGTCCATCATGTCTTTAGCGTGTGCAGCAGTTTGGATAGCCTGGTGGTTGGGGAAACTCAAATCACAGGGCAGATGAAAAACGCCTATAAATTCGCCTTTGAAGAGAAATTTTGCTCCAAAGATTTAACCCGATTGCTCCATTTTGCTTTCAAATGCGCCGCTAAAGTGCGCAATCTAACCGGCATTTCCAAGCAAGGGGTTTCCATCTCTTCAGTAGCCGTTAAAGAAGCGCTTAGTATTTTTGAAAAAGAAAAGATTAAGGATAAAAAAGCTCTTGTGATAGGGCTTGGCGAGATGGCTCAATTAGTCATCAAGCACCTTTTAAACAAGCAATTTGAAGCGCTTATTTTAGGGCGTAATGCGGCTAAATTTGAAGATTTTGTCAAGGAATTAGAAGAGCCTAAAAAAGTGAGCTTTCAAAATATAGAAAATTTAAGCGCTTATATCAATGAATACGAACTGCTTTTTTGCGCCACTTCTTCGCCGAATTTTATCGTGCGAAATTCCCTGTTAAAAGAAACGATTTTCAGGCGTTTTTGGTTTGATTTAGCCGTGCCACGAAATATTGAAAAGCCGGTATGCAATAATATTTTCTTATACAGCGTGGATGATTTAGAGCCTATGGTGAAAGAAAATGTGGGAAACAGGCAAGAAAGCAGAACGAAAGCTTATGAGATTGTAGGGCTTGCCACAATGGAATTTTACCAATGGATCCAAAGTTTAGAAGTAGAGCCTTTGATTAAGGATTTAAGGGAATTGGCTAGGATTTCAGCCCAAAAGGAATTGCAAAAGGCGCTCAAAAAACGCTACGTGCCTAAAGAATACGAAGGCAATATTGAAAAGATCTTGCACAACGCTTTCAACACCTTTTTGCACCACCCGACCATCGCTTTAAAAAAGAACGCCCAAAAAGAAGAATCCGATGTGCTTGTGGGCGCGATTAAAAACTTGTTTAATTTAGACAAATCTACCACTTGTCATGCCCAAAATTTGAATCTCTATAAATGCGAATATTACGAGGAATAA
- the flgS gene encoding acid survival sensor histidine kinase, whose protein sequence is MKKSKHLKNSPLKRPHLKRSDKASSFKGLLENENNVISLENFKPKESEDLLENFSNKKDMQELLELLNQFILQSYKVEKEFKDYKALYEWVIEILPQAIWVMNENGSFFYKNSLANQSHEVFNKAKLGNFNTEIEHENKSYLVQQNSIQGKQIITATDISAQKRQERLASMGKISAHLAHEIRNPVGSISLLASVLLKHANEKTKPIVVELQKALWRVERIIKATLLFSKGIQANRTKQSLKTLESDLKEALNCYTYSKDIDFLFNFSDEEGFFDFDLMGIVLQNFLYNAIDAIEALEESEQGQVKIEAFIQNEFIVFTIIDNGKEVENKSALFEPFETTKLKGNGLGLALSLQVVKAHEGSIALLENQEKTFEIRILNAS, encoded by the coding sequence ATGAAAAAATCCAAGCACTTGAAAAACTCCCCTTTGAAACGCCCCCATTTAAAACGCTCTGATAAGGCTTCTTCTTTCAAGGGGTTGTTAGAAAACGAAAATAATGTGATTTCATTAGAAAATTTTAAACCCAAAGAGAGCGAAGATTTATTAGAAAATTTTTCCAACAAAAAAGACATGCAAGAGTTATTAGAGCTTTTAAACCAATTCATTTTACAAAGCTACAAGGTGGAAAAGGAGTTTAAGGATTATAAAGCCCTTTATGAATGGGTCATAGAGATTTTACCGCAAGCGATTTGGGTGATGAATGAAAACGGGAGCTTTTTTTATAAAAATTCTTTAGCCAATCAAAGCCATGAGGTGTTCAATAAGGCTAAATTAGGAAATTTTAACACCGAAATTGAACATGAAAATAAAAGCTATTTAGTCCAGCAAAACAGCATTCAGGGCAAGCAAATCATCACCGCAACCGATATTAGCGCTCAAAAACGCCAAGAGCGGCTCGCTTCTATGGGGAAAATCTCAGCGCATTTGGCCCATGAGATCAGAAACCCCGTAGGCTCTATCTCTCTTTTAGCTTCGGTGTTATTAAAGCATGCGAACGAAAAGACTAAGCCCATTGTTGTAGAATTGCAAAAAGCTTTATGGCGCGTAGAAAGGATTATTAAAGCCACCTTGCTTTTTTCTAAAGGCATTCAAGCCAACCGCACCAAGCAAAGTTTGAAAACGCTAGAGAGCGATCTCAAAGAAGCCCTAAATTGCTACACTTACTCTAAAGACATTGATTTTCTTTTTAATTTTAGCGATGAAGAAGGGTTTTTTGACTTTGATTTAATGGGGATTGTGTTGCAAAATTTCTTGTATAACGCTATTGATGCGATTGAAGCCTTAGAAGAGAGCGAACAGGGTCAAGTCAAAATTGAAGCGTTCATTCAAAATGAATTTATTGTCTTCACCATTATTGATAATGGCAAGGAAGTGGAAAACAAAAGCGCTTTATTTGAGCCTTTTGAAACCACTAAATTAAAGGGTAATGGCCTAGGGTTAGCCCTGTCTTTACAAGTCGTTAAGGCCCATGAAGGGAGCATTGCGCTATTAGAAAATCAAGAAAAAACCTTTGAAATTAGGATTCTTAACGCTTCTTAA
- a CDS encoding flagellar basal body P-ring protein FlgI: MKRVFLCLIFVLAFHELLAEKIGDIASVVGVRDNQLIGYGLVIGLNGTGDKSGSKFTMQSISNMLESVNVKISADDIKSKNVAAVMITASLPPFARQGDKIDIHISSIGDAKSIQGGTLVMTPLNAVDGNIYALAQGAIVSGNSNNLLSANIINGATIEREVSYDLFHKNAMVLSLKNPNFKNAIQVQNTLNKVFGNKVAIALDPKTIQITRPERLSMVEFLALVQEIPINYSAKNKIIVDEKSGTIVSGVDIIVHPIVVTSQDITLKITKEPLNDSKNTQDLDNNMSLDTAHNTLSSNGKSITIAGVVKALQKIGVSAKGMVSILQALKKSGAISAEMEIL, from the coding sequence TTGAAACGGGTGTTTTTGTGTCTTATTTTTGTATTAGCTTTCCACGAGCTTTTGGCCGAAAAAATAGGCGATATAGCGAGCGTGGTGGGCGTAAGGGATAACCAACTGATTGGTTATGGGCTTGTGATTGGCTTAAATGGCACAGGGGATAAATCCGGCTCAAAATTCACCATGCAATCCATTTCTAACATGCTAGAGAGCGTGAATGTCAAAATCTCTGCAGATGATATTAAATCTAAAAATGTCGCTGCCGTGATGATTACAGCCTCCTTGCCCCCCTTTGCAAGACAGGGCGATAAAATTGATATTCACATTTCTTCTATTGGCGATGCGAAATCCATTCAGGGAGGGACTTTGGTGATGACTCCTTTAAATGCGGTAGATGGGAATATTTACGCCCTCGCTCAAGGGGCTATCGTTTCGGGTAATTCTAATAACTTGCTCTCAGCCAATATCATCAACGGAGCGACTATTGAAAGGGAAGTTTCGTATGATTTGTTCCATAAAAACGCTATGGTTTTAAGCCTGAAAAACCCCAATTTTAAAAACGCTATCCAAGTGCAAAACACTTTAAATAAGGTATTTGGCAATAAAGTAGCGATAGCGTTAGATCCAAAAACCATTCAAATCACCCGCCCAGAGCGTCTTTCTATGGTAGAGTTTTTAGCCTTAGTGCAAGAAATCCCTATTAATTACAGCGCGAAAAATAAGATCATTGTAGATGAAAAATCAGGCACGATCGTTTCAGGAGTGGATATAATAGTGCATCCTATAGTGGTTACAAGCCAAGACATCACGCTTAAAATCACTAAAGAGCCTTTAAATGACTCTAAAAACACGCAGGATTTAGACAATAACATGTCCTTAGACACCGCTCACAACACGCTGAGCTCTAACGGGAAAAGCATCACCATTGCCGGGGTGGTAAAAGCCTTACAAAAAATTGGCGTGAGCGCTAAGGGGATGGTTTCAATCTTGCAAGCCCTAAAAAAAAGCGGTGCGATTAGCGCTGAAATGGAGATACTATGA
- a CDS encoding DUF2018 family protein: MRDYSELEIFEGNPLDKWNDIIFHASKKLSKKELERLLELLALLETFIEKEGLEEKFESFAKALRMDEELQQKIESRKTDIVIQSMANILSGNE; encoded by the coding sequence ATGAGAGATTATAGCGAACTTGAAATTTTTGAGGGAAACCCCTTAGACAAGTGGAATGACATTATTTTTCATGCGAGCAAAAAGCTTTCTAAAAAAGAGCTAGAAAGGCTTTTAGAGCTTCTGGCTCTTTTGGAAACTTTTATAGAAAAAGAAGGCTTGGAAGAAAAGTTTGAATCTTTTGCTAAAGCTTTAAGAATGGATGAAGAGTTGCAGCAAAAAATAGAGAGCAGAAAAACAGACATTGTGATCCAATCCATGGCGAATATTCTCAGCGGGAATGAATGA
- a CDS encoding polyprenyl synthetase family protein, whose translation MQEKRLKAIQNKIASWIKEIESGFIDELFSKIGPSKMLRSKLMLALLDEKTDAILLDKAFNLCAIVEMIQTASLLHDDVIDKATMRRKLPSINALFGNFNAVMLGDVFYSKAFFELSKMGKSIAQILSNAVLRLSRGEIEDVFVGECFNSDKQKYWRILEDKTAHFIEASLKSMAILLNKDAKMYADFGLHFGMAFQIIDDLLDITQDANTLGKPNFSDFKEGKTTLPYLLLYEKLNPHEQGLLISYFKQDSHEIIEWTKEKFKQHGIIEETLKIAQVYSKKALEAIKGENNLILEKLAQDVIYRTF comes from the coding sequence ATGCAAGAAAAACGACTTAAAGCCATTCAAAACAAAATCGCTTCTTGGATCAAGGAAATTGAAAGCGGCTTTATAGATGAATTGTTTTCTAAGATTGGCCCTTCAAAGATGCTGCGTTCCAAACTCATGCTCGCTTTGTTAGACGAAAAAACAGACGCTATTTTATTAGATAAAGCCTTCAATTTGTGCGCGATTGTGGAAATGATACAGACCGCTTCTTTATTGCATGATGATGTGATTGACAAGGCGACCATGCGCCGAAAACTTCCCAGCATTAACGCTCTTTTTGGGAATTTTAACGCCGTGATGCTTGGGGATGTGTTTTATTCTAAAGCCTTTTTTGAATTATCTAAAATGGGCAAATCCATCGCTCAAATCCTCTCTAATGCGGTTTTAAGGCTCTCTAGGGGCGAGATTGAAGATGTGTTTGTGGGGGAATGTTTTAATAGCGACAAACAAAAATACTGGCGTATTTTAGAAGACAAGACCGCCCATTTCATAGAAGCGAGCTTAAAAAGCATGGCAATTCTTTTAAATAAAGACGCCAAAATGTATGCGGATTTTGGGTTGCATTTTGGCATGGCGTTCCAAATCATTGATGATTTATTAGACATCACTCAAGACGCCAACACTCTAGGTAAGCCCAATTTTAGCGATTTTAAAGAAGGCAAGACCACTCTACCCTACTTGCTTTTATATGAAAAATTGAATCCGCATGAACAAGGGCTTTTAATTTCCTATTTCAAACAAGATAGCCATGAAATCATAGAATGGACTAAGGAAAAATTCAAGCAACATGGTATCATAGAAGAAACCCTTAAAATCGCTCAAGTTTATTCTAAAAAGGCCCTTGAAGCCATTAAAGGGGAAAACAATTTGATTTTAGAAAAACTAGCGCAAGACGTCATTTATAGGACTTTTTAA
- the dps gene encoding DNA starvation/stationary phase protection protein, producing the protein MKTFEILKHLQADAIVLFMKVHNFHWNVKGTDFFNVHKATEEIYEEFADMFDDLAERIAQLGHHPLVTLSEALKLTRVKEETKTSFHSKDIFKEILGDYKHLEKEFKELSNTAEKEGDKVTVTYADDQLAKLQKSIWMLEAHLA; encoded by the coding sequence ATGAAAACATTTGAAATTTTAAAACATTTGCAAGCGGATGCGATCGTGTTGTTTATGAAAGTGCATAACTTCCATTGGAATGTGAAAGGCACTGATTTTTTCAATGTGCATAAAGCCACTGAAGAAATTTATGAAGAATTTGCGGACATGTTTGATGATCTCGCTGAAAGGATCGCTCAATTAGGACACCACCCCTTAGTCACTTTATCCGAAGCGCTCAAACTCACTCGTGTTAAAGAAGAAACTAAAACGAGCTTCCACTCTAAAGACATCTTTAAAGAAATTCTAGGTGATTACAAACACCTAGAAAAAGAATTTAAAGAGCTTTCTAACACCGCTGAAAAAGAAGGCGATAAAGTCACCGTAACTTATGCGGACGATCAATTAGCCAAGTTGCAAAAATCCATTTGGATGCTAGAAGCCCATTTAGCTTAA